In Plasmodium vivax chromosome 14, whole genome shotgun sequence, the genomic window AGTGCGAGGAGCGGCGTGCATGAGAGTGTGCGTAGTGGTGTGCATGATAGTGTACGTAGTGGTGTGCACGACAGTATGCGAAGCGGGGTGCACGAGAGTTTACGAAGCGGGGTGCATGACAGTATACGAAGCGGCGCGCATGACGGCGTACGAAGCAGCGCGCATGATGGCGTACGCAGCGGGAGAGCTCGGCCGCCCAACCAAGGCACGCACGGCGGAAACTTCTCCCGAGGGAAAGACTCAAGTGACCATGTAAGTACCTACAAGCCATACGCATATGACAGTAGAAAAGCAAAGAACTACCAAGACACATTTGATAGAAGCGACATGCATGGCTATATGAAGAACAGCTCCGTAAGCACGACGGTACCCTCAAGCCAAATGATGCATACACAAGGGAACACCCCAATGAATGTGAATTGTAAGTACCTGGGGGGAGAGGCCTACGGAGGGTACAGCAGCCATGCAGCCACTGGGCCATACATCACCAATTCGGTGGAGAGCACAAAGTATCGGGACCATAGCAGGTACAGCGGCGGGTTGGCCAAGAACGCAAAGGAGATGTACAAGGAGGCGGTGAACTCGGTTTGCTCCGCAGAGGCGCACTACGAACGGGTGTATAATCATGGTAGCAGGGGGGGGCCTGCTCGAACGGGAAGTGGGAGAGGCGGTgacggggggagaagcattgacggggggagaagcattgacggggggagaagcattGACGGGGGAAGAGGCGGTGACGAGCGGGACGGCGGGACCTGCAAGAGCAACAGGGTGTCCAACGTGTACTTCAACGACAACGCCAGGAGGAGCGTCAGCGCGCTGCCTCACATGAATGCCATCAACGCGAAGAAGGCTAGCCTGTACAATAACACCTGCGATGAAGGCACGCTCAGTAAGAAGGGAGGCGAAGTTGATAGGAGCTACCAGCACCTGGAGAAGGACCGGGAGTACCTCCTGGAGAAGCGCAAGATGCTcgtggagaaggagaagggcaTCTACGACCGGCTGCGCCACAACAACGACTACGCCTACGCGCCTGCGCGCGGCTTCGACCGGTAGGTGTGGTGTATGTAAGCACGTAGGTGCGGTGTACGAACGGGCGTGTGCAAGCGCGCATGTGCGGTGTATGTACGGCGTCTTTACGGGCGTGTGCAAGCACATGTGTACGAACCTATGTGTGAACGTTTTAACCCACTCCTTCCAACCCAACCGCCCACCCCCCGCGCAGAAGCAAGGACAAGCCGAACGAGCTGGACAGGCGAAACAGAAGCCTCTCCATGTGCATGAACGAGCAAGAGAAGCGAAGGGACTCCGCCACGTACAACGCGAAGAAGGAGTACCACGAGGAGCAGGAGAGGGCAGAACCCGCCAGCAGCTACACCGTGCAAAAGAGGAACATGTACGGCATGAAGAACTTCGCGCACAACGGCCCGGACGCCTACACGTGCAGGTAGAGTGCAGCGGCTTCTCCGAGGTATTGCTTCCCCAAGCGTGTCTCTTAACGTATCACTCGTGGTActcctttcccctttttttttgcattttctttttttttccctttttttctgtcacTTATTACCCCCCCAAACACCTGCCCTGTCAACGTTGTTTCATGGCTTCCCCCGATGAAACAAGTTTCGCTTTTTTGCCCTACGCCTATGCATCGGTGTAGCGCCTcgttatgtatttttttttttttttctttttttcattttttttggttcgATGGCGCACCTTCGTCTGTCATGTGTGTGTCCCCATCtgattctttccttttctttcctttcttttgcCTCCCTGCATTGTCACCCTTTCTGTCACTCTACGCATCTGCCTGTTTGGTGGGGCGCGTTGTGCCGCCTCGCCCGCGTCCACACCTGCCCCAGTTTATTCCCCAGTTTATTGCCCAATTTAGTGCCCTAATTTATTACCCCAAATTTACTGCCCCTAATTTATTACTCACCATTTTACTTCCACTGGGGGGCCTGCACCACATGACAGAAGCGCTCTTGACATTTTTGAAGCTCACTTGACATTTTGAAGAGGGCcgccgctgccgctgctgctgcggTTCGGGTGTCTCCCTGAGTTAAGACTGATTCTCGCAGTAGGCCTACATTCTTAAGAGCGCGCACTCGGAGGAGGGTGGGGGGATACGTATACACATACAGATACGTTtgccctcctcctccccccgttCGCTTGTGCATCCTCACCCGCAGCAGTATACCAAGAGCCGCACCCCCTCCATTCCGCTTTGTCCCGGTTCTGCCTCAACAAACTGTTGTgaatgggaaaaagaaaagtgcgTCCTTGCTTATACCTCCCACAGCTTACACCCCGACTGCAGTCTCCAATCGTTTCGCTCCAATCGTTTCGCTCCAATCGTTTCGCTTCAATCGTTTCGCCCCACTCGTCTCTGTTTCGTTTTACCTCatttgaagataaaaataattttgaaggAACGCAGCTGCGtagcggggggagcggcttCCTCTGCGGGTTCGTTGCCTGCTCGGGCATATGCTCTGGAATTTGCACTACAATCCTTTTGCTTTGCTgcgctgcttttttttttttttcccctgcgaTGCTTTCCATACCGCGCGGTAGCGACTTCGACCCGCCGCCGCCCCCCTCTTCGATCCCGCAACagtttgaagaagaagaattaaaaaaaaatatataaaaagaaaaaaaaaaaaaaatgcttcttctcctttccaTGCCTCTACATACCCGCGCTGTTTGCTCCGCCAATCATTTTAAGCGCTTCCCCTTTCATTATGAATCTAACATCGTTGACAGGGGTTGCCTGGAGCGGTAAGATCCCTCTACCGGTGAGTGCGCCCTACAGGTGAGTGCGCCCCACAGGTGAGTACCTTCCTTTACGCGTGGCAACTTGTATGCGCCTGCCCCTGCGTTAGATACTCTCCTCCGAGGGGGCTGCCCATTTGATGAGTTCCCCCCACGGGTTCTTTCTCAAGCGTTGTGCATACATGCAGGTGGGGGTTCAGATTGGGTGCAGCGAAAAAGGGATGCAGATGTGAGTGAGCGGATAGGCGTATAGGcgtataaacatataaacatataaacgTATAAGCGTAATAAGAGCGGAAGGATCTACGCGCGAATGCATGTGCAGGGGCGCAGGCAAGGACTGCTTCGGCACGCGCAGCACTGCGAACTGGTTTGTGTGTCCCTGTGGGGAGGTCTCCGCTAGCCGCTCCCCTTTGCaggcttcctttttgttcccccttcGGGCTGCGCCTCGCCCCGCTTCAAAATAAAGTCTACAGGACGGGCAACCTTCGTGTAGACGCTCCTGAAAATCCGTTTGAGGGAGGCTCGGTGGAAATGTACACATGGGAGTAGAGCGAGGGGCAGCACAACAGATCGACCGCTCCCCGCAAGGGTAGAATCTAGCAGAGCGGTCCACCATCAGACGAGTTAGCAACCCACAAACGCATGTACATGATCGCGTTGGTATTTTTACgtgcaattattttatttattttgtgaagCGGTGCGACTGTTAGTTTTCATTTGTGTTAATCAGGGGAGCAATTTCCTTTAGTAGAAGCATCACataggaagtaaaaaaaaaaagaaaaaaaaaaaagtgcgaaGGCAAAGTGCACACACGTGGTAACCCTAACTGCAGAGAACGACATGCAGGCTTCGCCCACGTTGGAAGAAGATGAGCCGGAATCCCCCCAACGCAGGCCCCTTCCCACGCAGAGCAACGCACCGGAGTGACCACCCCAGCTGTGTAACCCCGTGCATGCATTTTGTTCCCTTCTCCCCGTTCGGCCGTCCCTCCCTCAGTACGCGCGCAGCACATGGATGAGTTCGAAGTAGGTCACCCCGGGGAGCAGCCCGCGCGTTAGCGGTGGGGTGTAGCCGAGTGTGCGTGTAGCTTCGTGCGTATGTAACTTCTTGCTTGTGTAGCTTCTTGCCTGTGTAGCTTCTTGCCTGTGTAGCTTCTTGCCTGTGTAGCTTCTTGCCTATGTAACTGCTTGCCTATGTAACTGcttgtgcctcccccccgcagaccCCGCGAGGATTTTCGAGCTTGCCAATAGGACAGGAAATGCTCATAGAGAAGCTACTGAACGAAGAGAGGTACTACCGACACGacaagggaaaggaaaaaaaaaaaaaaggagaaaacgtTAAGGAGCAACTGCGTTACTACCTGAATGAGAAATATGAGCTATTCATTGGGTaccaaaattttatgaataagttgtttaagaagaagaaggtgtTGAGGGTGAGTCATGGGAGAGATgccaggaggaagaggaaggaggggCAGCCCCGTCAGGGGGGTGCTCGCCGTAGTGGAGCAGCGCCAAGTAATGGGAACGCCACTAAAGTGAAGTGTCGAGAGGCGTCCGATTTGAGCGGACCGGGTAGCGATAGGCGAAGTGGTGATGGGCGAAGTGGTAACAGGCGAAGCGGCGCACATGCCAAAGATGAGGACGAGGACATCCCCCTGAGGAGCgaccaaagggggaagaacgcCCGCacccaggggaagaagaacgcGTCGGAGTGGAGACACAAGGGAGGTGATTCCAAATCGTCTAAGAGCGTCTCCCCCCCGAAGAGATGCTCCTGCGACTGCCACGGGTGTGTCGATCGGGGTGGTCGCCTTACCGACGAACGGAGTAGCGGCGTAGGCGACGCATCGGACGAGCGGTGTGGTCACGTAGAAGACACAGCGGATGACCGCTTAACCGACGAACCGGGGCACCCgtctccttcccccccccagtgcTCAGACGCCAGCGACATCTCCAACCTCTCCCCAGACGGACTCTGCTTcgaaaaacaatttaaatatatatatgaccTGTACAGgcagaatgaaaaaaacgtttatttgttttacaaCCCTCCGATGTGTAAGTGCGCCAATAAGACTCTCAAGGAGAAGTACTATCGGAGCCTGTGCCGGAAGTACCCTTGCCTGTTCAACTGCACGTTCGAAGgtgaggaggggggggaacccAGCAGAGGGGAGGCATCTCataggggggaagcaccccaaaagggagaaacacCGCACAAGGGGGAACCATCTCATAAGGGAGAAACACCGCTCACaggaggagccccccccgcgggggaaCAACCGAGTGATGCCAAGAGGCTGACGTACGCCGAGGTGGCGTCGGACGCGGTGGAAATGAAGCTCTACGCGAAGGCCTTCTTCGAGTTGTGCctcctgcagggggggaggggagccAAGGAGGTTAAGGAGGCGAAGAAGGAAGCGGTTGACGGGGAGAGAAAGACATCGAATGGCGAGATGAAGGACgcgggtgaagcggcgaaaaaaACCTCGAATGAGGGGGCGAAGGACGCGGGTGACTTCCCCCTcggcgaagaagaaatgCTTAAAAGGTTCTTCAATAAGTGCGTGCGTAGAGtgatgaggaggaactcCCCGACGTGCGAAAACAGCTCCTGCTGTGGGCTTCTCTACGTGCCGTACAGTTACATAGTGGTGCTGCTAAACAGGAAGGTGCAGAACTTGAGTTACCTCTGCAGCCACTTAAAGCTCCCCGGCAGCACCGAcatgtattataataataagaagAACGTCGTGACCATTTGCACCAAAAGCTCCGTGCACGAGTTCTTCTGCTACTACTCTTTGAGAGAAAACAGCTTCATAAagaatttaattatttatgacGTTTTCGTGGACGGGTTTGTTCCCTTCTTCAAGCCGCTGCTCAACctgaaggtgaagaagaattTGGAGAAGCTGATGAGCTACGTGAGCTACAACAAGGGGTGCAACTTGTCCGTCGTGTTTTTCTgggcctgcggggggggcgccACCAACAGAAGCATTGACAGCACCGCTGACAGAAGCGCTGACAGCACCGATAGCACCGCTAACAGCACCGCCAACAGCACCGCTAACAGCGGCGGGGAGAgtgaagcggcggagggggCGCGCAGCCGAGCAAGCCACATGCCGCACCTGCGCGTGTGCAAAATCGTAAACATTAATCACCCAAATGAATACAAGGGGTGGAGGAGCAGACACCCGAAGAAGGACAGCACAGAGGAGACGTCCAGCAGAGagaggaaaagcaaaattaatGAAGATCAGCAGTACTTCGCCCACCTCTGCAACGGAAGTGAGGTcattaataatatgaacatTAATATGGTCGTAGAGAAAATTGCTAACATTGCCAGTCGGAAGGAGAGTAGCCTCTGTGAGGAGGGCTGCATTTTTAATAAGCGCAACAGGATGcatgggaaaggaaaaggaaaaaggaaaagaattcaaatttatttatgtgaATCGATCAACTCCTTCGCGTTCGACCGGAGACCGCTTTACATCAAACGGAGGGAGGTTACTCTCTCTTCCTTCGTTCACTTTCAGAATGTTATTAACGCGTATTTGGCTTCTAGTGGGCCCAGCCTGGAGGCCCTATTTGGGCGCCGCATGCAGGAGGACGTGTTCGGCATGGGCCTGCGCAGGAGGGGCTTCCTCTCCAGTTGCAGAGTAGaagcggggggagaagtggaagacGGTGAAGCAAACAGCGTAGGGGGTGCCAACCAAGTGGGAGCCGCTAACGCAGACCACCTGTTCAACGAAacgctcttcttcttcaacgACAATTCAGATTTATACACCTACGAGGAGtacaaacgggggaagctGCAGAGTGTGGGCAGAGGAGGCGACCATGAGGGCAAACCCCCCGCGGAGCAGCTGCAACCCGCAGCTGGGAGGAGCTGGATGGCCAGAAGTGTGCCACATGctcagggggagaagctgtGGGACTCCCTCTGCACGCAGTACGCACAGAACCTTTTCAACATTTACGTTTGCTCCTTCCTGACGAGGGAGAGCAGCTGCAAGGGGCTCGCGCCGCCCGtcgccccccaaaaaaaaaagaaaaaaggaaacgcaTCAGGAGAGCGGCGTGAAGGAAATGCAGCAGGTGACCAACGTGATGGACGCAGAATGCCCTACCGGGAGCGAATCAGCCTCATCAAAAAATGCTACTTCCTCCTGTTCGGCTTCTACAAAGACAAGTTCCGCGTCTccctgaaggaggaagaagaggacgtCCTGCACAGGAGTAACTGGGCCAGCGAGGATTCGCTCATCTCGCGCGGCCGGAGGGCTAGCGAAGTGGCCACACTCAGGTGAAGTGGCgaagcgaagaagaggaggttatcctgaggggggagagggtACCACACTCAGGTGATGAAAGACCGCTCTTCCGGGGAATCGCCACACCTTTGTTTGTGCCCCCTTCGGAGGTACTTGCCTCCTCCCACCCGAGCAGATAACGTGGCCGCGCTCGTTACGGCGCTGAAGAGGGGCATACCCCTGTGCGGGCTCAGGCGGGTAGTTTGCCCCTCTGACGTTTAGCTAGTATGTACAGGTGTGCCCATGTGTACCGTCGCTTAGGCGGACACTACTTCTGCGTacggtttttcttttctttttttttcttttttttcttttttttctttgcttttttttttttcctctgaAAGACCTATTACGCCTCTCCACCCATTTGGAGCGAAGCTTATCgggaggaaaagcaaaaaaggagaatgcCACTTCCCCGATCGGCGGTGCAGATTAAACCGAGCAGCGGTGCGGATTGGTCGGCTCACGAGACCACCCATGTAGGGGCTCTTTTTTTCGTCGCTCGTCGcgccgcttttttttggcgccccgcaaaggggaaagcacACCTCATCAGGGTCAccgcaaaatggtaaaaaaaggaaaaaaaaaaaaaaaaacacctttaAAGTGAATTACCTCCCACTTACGCAAGCAAACCGTCAACGTTTACTCGACAAACCGCCTCAACATCGCCGCGTGAACAATGTGAGAAAGGATGTTTCCCTCTGTTCAGCTGAAGAGAAGgtaaagggggaggagaaacggatcgatccccctttttttttgtgggggGAGCACACAACTTCCCCATGGGCAGTTGACTTTCACGCGAAGGGACTTAGGCTGGggggttttcccccccaaaaaaaaaagggggatcgCAGCTATGAATTGGTGTAGCGATCACAACGTAGAAGCTTCGCACCACGTAGAAGCTTCGCACCGTGGAACATCGTTTTCCCTCCCCACTGACGCAGCACCCTCTTGAGGCTCTCCAAGATTCTCTCCCTGTCCGCCGTCACGTCCAGGGGCAAGGCGCAGGAGTTAATCAAAAACGGAAAGGTGAAGGTTACCACGGAGTTACTTTTTTTCgcgccccattttgtgaagcgGTGCAGTGTGTAGTGTGCCTCGCTGGGGAGAGGACGCCCACTCAAGGGGCATATCATACAGATTAGAGGCAAACCCGTAGAGAGCTCTTCcaaacagttttttttttttcttttcttgctcctcttccaaaccgctttccttttctttcctttctttgCACCCCCCAGGTGAACAACCAAGTGGTGCGCCAAAACGTCGCCGTGGACATCAACTCGGCCATCGAGTTGGAGGGGAAGCCAATCCTCGTGGACGTGACGACCAAACTGTGGGGCATCTACAAACCCAAGCATGTGTTTTGCAGCTCGGAGAGGAATTACGAGTatgaggagaagagggaggCTCTCAAGGGTCGCCCCCACGGGTTGGTAACGACTCGGGGGTTACCACAGAAGGGGAGCTACTCCAGTACGCAGTTGCCACCTGGAGAGACGCGAAAGGAATTCCTTTTGGAGGGAAGGAAGCAAATaggtggggggggaacaagCGATATTTACGAAGGTCACTCTCTAAAAGTGGCTGAAAGAGGAAGGCACCCAAATTGGAGGAGAGACATTATGGGGAACCCCCCCGAAGTGGGAAAGAAACGGGACGAATTGGAGAGACCCCCGAGGAGTGAACCACAAAAGGTAAATACAAACCTCTTCGATTTTAtta contains:
- a CDS encoding hypothetical protein, conserved (encoded by transcript PVX_124050A), with protein sequence MDEFETPRGFSSLPIGQEMLIEKLLNEERYYRHDKGKEKKKKGENVKEQLRYYLNEKYELFIGYQNFMNKLFKKKKVLRVSHGRDARRKRKEGQPRQGGARRSGAAPSNGNATKVKCREASDLSGPGSDRRSGDGRSGNRRSGAHAKDEDEDIPLRSDQRGKNARTQGKKNASEWRHKGGDSKSSKSVSPPKRCSCDCHGCVDRGGRLTDERSSGVGDASDERCGHVEDTADDRLTDEPGHPSPSPPQCSDASDISNLSPDGLCFEKQFKYIYDLYRQNEKNVYLFYNPPMCKCANKTLKEKYYRSLCRKYPCLFNCTFEGEEGGEPSRGEASHRGEAPQKGETPHKGEPSHKGETPLTGGAPPAGEQPSDAKRLTYAEVASDAVEMKLYAKAFFELCLLQGGRGAKEVKEAKKEAVDGERKTSNGEMKDAGEAAKKTSNEGAKDAGDFPLGEEEMLKRFFNKCVRRVMRRNSPTCENSSCCGLLYVPYSYIVVLLNRKVQNLSYLCSHLKLPGSTDMYYNNKKNVVTICTKSSVHEFFCYYSLRENSFIKNLIIYDVFVDGFVPFFKPLLNLKVKKNLEKLMSYVSYNKGCNLSVVFFWACGGGATNRSIDSTADRSADSTDSTANSTANSTANSGGESEAAEGARSRASHMPHLRVCKIVNINHPNEYKGWRSRHPKKDSTEETSSRERKSKINEDQQYFAHLCNGSEVINNMNINMVVEKIANIASRKESSLCEEGCIFNKRNRMHGKGKGKRKRIQIYLCESINSFAFDRRPLYIKRREVTLSSFVHFQNVINAYLASSGPSLEALFGRRMQEDVFGMGLRRRGFLSSCRVEAGGEVEDGEANSVGGANQVGAANADHLFNETLFFFNDNSDLYTYEEYKRGKLQSVGRGGDHEGKPPAEQLQPAAGRSWMARSVPHAQGEKLWDSLCTQYAQNLFNIYVCSFLTRESSCKGLAPPVAPQKKKKKGNASGERREGNAAGDQRDGRRMPYRERISLIKKCYFLLFGFYKDKFRVSLKEEEEDVLHRSNWASEDSLISRGRRASEVATLR